CCTCGGCAATCGCGGCGCCAATGCCGCGGGCGGCGCCGGTGACCAGCGCGGTTTTATCTTTCAAACGGGGCATAAGAGATCTTTCAAAAACAGAAAGGGATGGGCAGGCGCGATAGGCCTGCGGTTGAGACTGAACGTATCCGGAAGGCCGGTGTCGCTAGTTCATGGGTCTTCGAATGCTCCTCTGTATTGCGATCCAATTATCGTGAACGTGGATTGCGTCAATGTCTTTTTCGATCATACTCCTCAAACGATCAGGCAGGGAGTAATGGGATGTCCGAGAAACAACGTGTCACAGGTTTTGGCGGCTTTTTCTTTCGCGCGAAGGACCCGGCAGCGTTGGCGGCCTGGTACGAAGAGAATCTCGGCATTGATCCTGTGCCCAGTGATTATGATACCGCGCCCTGGCATCAGAACGAAGGCCCGACCGTGTTTGCGCCATTCAGTCATGACACGACCTATTTTGGCGACGACAAGAGCAAGACCTTCATGCTCAACATGCGGGTCGCGAACCTGGAAAAGATGGTCTCGCAATTACGCGCGAACGGCAATGAAGTGGTGGTAGACCCTGACAATCCGTATCCGAACGGCATGTTCGCGCGCGTCTATGATCCGGAAGGCAATCCGATCGAATTGTGGGAACCGCAACACAATCCGGAGTAGGGATTACTCCACCGCTTTCGGGCGCTGCACCAGGGTCACCAAGACCCAGGAAATGATCATCAACAGGTACCAGCTGCCGAGCTTTTGCAGCGAAACCATATTCCAGCCTTGCTCCTGTCCGGGATACAGCCAGATGGCTGTGAACGTGGCAATGTTCTCTGCGATCCAGATGAAGACGCTGACCAGAAAGAAGCCGATCAGAAGTTGCATCTGATGGCGCCAGCGCCAGACCCGGTAACAGACTTGCGTTCGCCAGAACAGAATCGCGGTCAGAGCGAACAGGACATAGCGCACATCCCAGATGAAATGGTGGCTGAAGAAGTTCACATAAATACCTGTTGCGAGCAGCAGCGTCAGAGCAATGGGTGGATAGCCGCGCCAGCGGAACTCGAACACGCGAGCGACACGCGCAAAGTAGGATCCAACGGCCGCATACATGAAGCCTGAAAAGAGCGGCACCCCGCCAATTCTCAGGATATTGTCTTCCGGATAGACCCAGGACCCCGCCTCGGTCTTGAACACTTCCATGGCGGTCCCGACAATATGGAAGATCAGGATCACGATGGCTTCGCTGGGACGCTCGAGCCGTGTGACCAGGAACAGCGCCTGGATTGCGACCGCGTAAAGAACGAGAAAGTCATAGCGCGCGATCGGCGCGTCGGCCGGATACACATAGCGCGTCAAGATCATGCCGAGCAGCAACAAGCCGCCGAACAGACAGGCCCAGGCCTGCTTGATACCAAACACCAGAAACTCGATCAGAGCCTGCGTGACGCGCCGCGGCAGCAGATGCTCCAGCCAGGCTTCCACGGGCGGGAGCATTCGCGCGAGCGTTTGATCAACGCGGGAATCGAGCGTGTTTTCCATGCCGGGACTGTCGGCAAAACTTATGAAAAATTAGCGACCCAAGCGTGATCGAAATGCGTCATATCCGAACGCGCTCAGCAGTTCGAGGCTGCCGTCTTCGTGGCGCAAGGCGAGATTGGCGAGCGGATTGCCATTGAATGTGTTTGTCTTGACGAAGGAATAATGCATCTGGTCCTGGAAGATCACCCGATCTCCGGGATTGAGCGGCGCCGCGAAGGAATAATCGCCGATAATGTCACCCGTCATGCAGGTTCGGCCCGCCAGGCGATAGGTGTGGGCGAGCGCCTCTGCCGCGCCCGCATCCTGGACCTCTGGCCGATATGGCACTTCCAGCACATCCGGCATGTGGGTCGAGGCGCTGGCATCCAGCAATGCAATCTCCCCCTCATTCCAGTGCAGGTCGATCACGCTAGCATGCAGTTCGCCGGTATCCACCACCAGACCGCCACCCGGTTCAAGAATCACCTCAACCGGGAACCGTGCGCGAAACGCCTGGATCGCCTTGATCAGCGCGTCGACATCGTAGTCCGCCTTGTTGAGGAAATGCCCGCCACCAAAATTCACGGCGCTGACCTGCTCAAGATAAGGCGCGAACTGATCGGCTACGTGTTCGATCAGACCGACCGAGCCTTCCGCACGGCTCTCGCACAAGGCGTGGACGTGCAAAATATCAATGTCCGACCAATCCACTTGGTCGAGCTTGCTGGCGACCTCGCCAAACCGGGACATCGGGGCGCAGGGATCGTACAGATCGCCGCCGAGCGTGGCATTGGAATATCCAGGATTGACGCGCAGGCCGATTTGCGCCCCTGCCGCTTTTGCGCCGCCGCCATATTGCGCCAATTGCGCTGCTGAATTGAAATAGATGTGCTGCGCGATCGCGCTCAATCGCTCCACTTCTCCTGGTGCGTAGGCAGGCGAATAGACGTGCACTTCCTTTCCGAACGACTCAGCGCCGAGCCGCGCTTCCTGTTCGCCGCTGGCCGTCGTTCCATCGAGATAGTCGCGCATGAATGGAAACACCGCTGGCAAGGCAAAGGCCTTAGTCGCGAGCAGGATCTTACATCCGGCCTCGTCTCGAATGCGCTGAGCGGTTTCGAGATTCCGGCGCAGACGCGCCATGTCGAGCACGAAACAGGGGGTAGGCAGGTCGTCCAGGGTCATGGCGCGCATGTGCGCTCTTATTCTTCGTCAATCAAGCGGCCATCTTCATCGCGCTGTTCAGGTCCTCTGATCCTGACCCGGCCGTCGCCGAAGGGCGCATCGCGCTCTTGCAAGGCCTGCTTCAGGCCGACCTCACTGGCCCGCTTCACGAACCCCCGCGCGCTGGCCGCCTGATGGCCTCGGGCATCATTCTCGGTTGCATAGCGCTGCAGGGTACGCGCCCCCATCAGTTCCAGTCCCATATTCACGGCACGCTTATTGGCCGCCAAAATATCCGGATCGATCAGAGCGAACCGATCGGCCAGTCCTTCAACTTCGGCCTCGAGCAGGTCGGCGGGAACGGATTTCAAGGCAAAGCCAATCTCTGCGGCTTGCGTGCCGGAAATACTGTCGCCGGTGAGCAGGAGCCGTTTGGTCCATTGCGGGCCGAGATTGTGGAGCCAGAACTGATTGGGCAAGGCACCGAGGTCGCGTCCGGCGGGGAACCCGATCTCGGCATCATCAGCGACAATAACAATATCGCACAGCAAAGCGAGGTCGGTGCCGCCAGCTTTGCAATGTCCATGCACTTGCGCAATCACCGGTTTGTGCATGTCAAAAGCGGCCATGCGATAGCGCTGGGCGCGTTCCAGCTGCCAGA
This DNA window, taken from Hyphomonas sp. Mor2, encodes the following:
- a CDS encoding VOC family protein, with product MSEKQRVTGFGGFFFRAKDPAALAAWYEENLGIDPVPSDYDTAPWHQNEGPTVFAPFSHDTTYFGDDKSKTFMLNMRVANLEKMVSQLRANGNEVVVDPDNPYPNGMFARVYDPEGNPIELWEPQHNPE
- a CDS encoding DUF817 domain-containing protein, with translation MENTLDSRVDQTLARMLPPVEAWLEHLLPRRVTQALIEFLVFGIKQAWACLFGGLLLLGMILTRYVYPADAPIARYDFLVLYAVAIQALFLVTRLERPSEAIVILIFHIVGTAMEVFKTEAGSWVYPEDNILRIGGVPLFSGFMYAAVGSYFARVARVFEFRWRGYPPIALTLLLATGIYVNFFSHHFIWDVRYVLFALTAILFWRTQVCYRVWRWRHQMQLLIGFFLVSVFIWIAENIATFTAIWLYPGQEQGWNMVSLQKLGSWYLLMIISWVLVTLVQRPKAVE
- a CDS encoding carboxynorspermidine decarboxylase yields the protein MRAMTLDDLPTPCFVLDMARLRRNLETAQRIRDEAGCKILLATKAFALPAVFPFMRDYLDGTTASGEQEARLGAESFGKEVHVYSPAYAPGEVERLSAIAQHIYFNSAAQLAQYGGGAKAAGAQIGLRVNPGYSNATLGGDLYDPCAPMSRFGEVASKLDQVDWSDIDILHVHALCESRAEGSVGLIEHVADQFAPYLEQVSAVNFGGGHFLNKADYDVDALIKAIQAFRARFPVEVILEPGGGLVVDTGELHASVIDLHWNEGEIALLDASASTHMPDVLEVPYRPEVQDAGAAEALAHTYRLAGRTCMTGDIIGDYSFAAPLNPGDRVIFQDQMHYSFVKTNTFNGNPLANLALRHEDGSLELLSAFGYDAFRSRLGR
- a CDS encoding crotonase/enoyl-CoA hydratase family protein; the encoded protein is MFDTILYEIETGRARITLNRPDKLNAMSLKMQAELSEALWDADARKDVHCAIIKGAGRAFTAGYDLAGGDSVPISRLQAENPDAPYRGYRSVDDDIWQLERAQRYRMAAFDMHKPVIAQVHGHCKAGGTDLALLCDIVIVADDAEIGFPAGRDLGALPNQFWLHNLGPQWTKRLLLTGDSISGTQAAEIGFALKSVPADLLEAEVEGLADRFALIDPDILAANKRAVNMGLELMGARTLQRYATENDARGHQAASARGFVKRASEVGLKQALQERDAPFGDGRVRIRGPEQRDEDGRLIDEE